The Actinobacillus suis ATCC 33415 DNA segment ACAATCGCGACAATACCGATAAATCCAAATTCTTCGCCAACTACCGCCATAACGAAGTCCGTATGGGCTTCCGGCAAGTATTCCAATTTTTGTACCGAATTACCTAAGCCTTGTCCCCAGAACTCACCTTGACCAAATGCCATTTGCGAGTTAGAAAGCTGGAAACCGTCACCATAAGCATCCGCAAAAGGATCCATAAATGAGGTAACACGTTTAAGACGATATTCGGATGTCAGGACCAAAAAGGCAAACAAGATCGCCGCCGCAATACCTAGGAACAGGAACTGTAAAATTCTCGCCCCCATAATAAATAGCATAGCAAACGTTAATACGAATAATACGAACGTACTACCTAAGTCCGGCTGTAGCAGTAACAAAATACCAAAAATAGCTAAAATCACCATCGGACGAATAAAGCTCGCACGCTTGGTACGCATTTCATCATATTTACGCACATAGAAACTGGCGAAATAACAAATAATGGCTAATTTTGCCAATTCCGCCGGCTGGAAATTTATCGGCCCGAGCGGGATCCAACGTGTCGCACCGTTAACATTACGTCCAAAAACCAGCACGACTACTAAAAACAGTAACGATATTAAGAAAAAGGCAACGTTACGTTTTTCCCAACTTTCGGTCGGAATTTGAACCACAACCACAAAGGCGAATAATGACGCCGCTAAATACATTCCATCACGCACCGCAAAATAAAACGGATCATTATTTAAACGGGTACTGACCGGAATTGATGCCGAGGTGACCATCACAAAACCGATAACTAATAAGCCAAAAAACAGCCAAATCAATGTGCGATCATATAGCGAATTAGTCGGTGTTAATCGTATCCATTTATCCCATTCTGTCTTAAATCTTTCTAACATATTAAGCGGTTACTTCCTGAGCTAATTTTACAAAAACGTGTCCACGTTCTTCAAAGTTCTTAAATTGATCGAGGCTTGCGCAAGCCGGCGACAATAACACCATATCGCCTTTTTTCAGTTGCGGGCGGATTTGTTCAATCGCTTGCTGCATAGTTTCCACCAACACGCTTTGGTTTGATAATGCGGCTAATTGCGCACCGTCCTGACCGAAGCAATAACAAACGATATTCGGTTTATTGATAAGTGGTTTTAACTCGGAAAAATCCGCCGCTTTACCGTCACCACCAAGTAATAAATAAAGCGTTCCCGCTACTTGTAAACCGTTAAGTGCTGCCACCGTACTACCAACATTGGTTGCTTTTGAGTCGTTCACCCAACGTACGCCGTCATTGGTTTTGACCGCTTGGAAACGGTGATCCAAACCGCCGTACACTTGCAATGCTTTTACAATCCCTTCACGCGGAATGCCCGCCGCTTCGGCTAATGCCATCGCCGCTAACGCATTCATTTCATTATGACGACCTGAAATCAGCATTTCTTTGGTTGGGATAATTGCATCATCACCCGAATATAAAATACCGTTACGCATAGTGTACTCGGCATTATGTTCTGCAAAACGAATCAATTTTTTGACCGCTTGCGTTTCAAGCGGATAAGTCAGTCTATCTTCACCGTTTACAATCACATTCTCAGCATTGTCGTAAATACGCAATTTCGCTAAACGATATTCTTCCACCGAGTTATTGTAACGATCCATATGATCTTCACTGATATTTAAAATGGTTGCCGCGACTGCTTTTAAAGAAGAAGTGGTTTCTAATTGGAAGCTGGACAGTTCCAACACAAACAATTCATATTCTTCATTCAATAGACTTAATACCGGCACCCCAATATTGCCGCCCATACCGACTTTAATCCCTGCTTGTTTTGCCATTTCAGTCACTAATGTCGTGACTGTGCTTTTGCCGTTTGCCCCGGTAATCGCAATAATCGGCGCTTTCGCTTCACGCACAAATAATTCAATATCACCAACCACTTCCACACCGGCGTTGATGGTTTGTTGAATTTCCGGTGTAGCCAACGCAAGTCCCGGGCTAATCACAATTAAATCAGAAGCTAATAGCCACTCGCTGTTTAAACCGCCGGTATGCAACGATACATCTGCCGGAAGCTGGTCGGCACCTGCCGGTTTTTCACGGGTATCAATTACTTGTACTTTTGCTTGCTTATCCGCAAAAAATTCGACACAAGATAAACCTGTTTTGCCTAAGCCGATAATGGTAACGACCTTATCTTTATATTGGTTTTGCATAATTGAATCTCTTTATAATTGGTAAAAATTTGGATAAATCAGACCGCTTGCAAGCGAAAAAGGTGGGACAAGCCCACCTATGATTAACGAAGTTTTAACGTGACTAAGCCAACTAATACAAGCATCAAGGTAATGATCCAGAATCGCACGATAACACGAGGTTCCGGCCAACCTTTTAATTCGAAGTGATGGTGAATCGGCGCCATACGGAAAATACGTTTTTGACGAAGTTTATATGAACCGACTTGCAAGATTACCGAGAGAGCTTCCACCACGAATACACCACCCATAATCACGAGTAATAATTCTTGGCGAACCAATACCGCAATCGTGCCTAATGCACCGCCTAATGAAAGTGAGCCAACATCGCCCATAAATACTTGTGCCGGGTAGGTGTTGTACCATAAGAAACCTAAACCTGCGCCAACAATTGCGGTACAGAGAATTACCAATTCACCGGCATTCGGTACAAACGGAATATGTAAATATTGCGCAAAATTAAAGTTACCGGTCGCCCATGCAATGAGTGCAAAAGCCGATGCCACCATAATGGTTGGCACAATCGCTAAGCCATCTAAACCGTCCGTGAGGTTTACTGCGTTTGAAGTGCCGACAATTACAAAATAAGACAGAATGATAAAGAAAATACCGAGCTGCGGCATAAAGTCTTTAAAGAACGGTACCACTAACTGAGTCGCTGCTGTGTCTTTACCTATCGCATAGATGCCGAATACTGCAACCAGCGCAATCACTGACAGCCAGAAATATTTCCAGCGGGCAATTAAGCCATCGGTATTTTTACGTTTGATTTTCCAATAATCGTCAACAAAACCGACCGCACCGTAGCCGAATAATACGAACAGCACAAACCAAACATAGCTGTTACGTAAATCCGCCCAAAGTAAGGTACTCACACCAATGGCGATTAAAATCATAATACCGCCCATGGTCGGCGTACCGCGTTTTTTGAAGTGGCTTTCCGGACCGTCATTACGCACTTCTTGACCGAATTTTAATAACTGCAAGCGACGAATCACTTCAGGGCCAATCCATAAACCGATACCCATTGCAGTAAGCAATGCCATAATCGCACGGAAAGTAATATAAGATACAACGTTAAATGCCGTATTGTATTGAACTAAATACTCAGCAAGCCAAACTAACATAAGAAAAACCCTTGTTAAATCATACTAAGCGGGCAATCGCCCACAAATTTTATCCATATTAAATAGCGTCACGAGTCATAACCCATTTTCACTATCTACCTTAAAATTAAAAAGAAACACCTAAAGAAAGGCATAAAGCAGAAATCAATGTTTCCATTTTTTGGCTACGAGAACCTTTTGCTAACAACACTAGCGGTTGTTTTTCTGCAATTTTTTGCGAAATAATCGGCAATAAGAAATCGTGCATCGCTTGTTTATCAGTAAAGTGATGTGCAGTCTCTCCACTAATTACCGCACTTTGCTGACCAAAACTCACAACTAAATCTAAATTTGCTTCACGGACGAAATCCGCCACTTGTTGATGACAAGCCGCACTTTCGTCACCGAGTTCCGCCATATCTCCGACCGCAAAAATGCGGAACGCCGGATAATTTTTCAATACCGCCACCGCCGATTTCATTGAATCAACATTGGCATTATAGGTATCATCAATCAATAAACAATGCTGATTAACTTCAACCGGATACAAGCGACCTTTCACTTGCGAACGTTGCTCCAATCCGGCTTTGACCGCATTTAAATCCGCACCGACCGCCATAGCGAGCGAAGTTGCGGCTAAAGCATTGCTAACATTATGTGCGCCTAAATAAGGTAAATTAATTTCGATTTCGCCTTGCGGAGAATGTAGAGTGAAATGAGAACCGGATAAGCCTAATTCCACATTTTCCGCCCAAAAATCTGCATACGAATCTTGATCCGAACCGGTATAGCTGAATGATTGCAGCTCATGCTCACCAATTTCTTTTTGCCATTGTGGGTAATAGAACGCTTGGTTCACAATCGCTTTACCACCGGCTTTTAAGCCTCGATAAATTTCGCCTTTCGCTTGTGCCACACCGGCAAGTGAGCCGAAACCTTCTAAATGTGCCGCTGCAACGTTATTCACTAAACAAGCGTCCGGTTGAGTAATTTCTGTGGTATAAGCAATTTCACCGATATGGTTTGCACCGAGTTCTACCACCGCAAATTTATGTTGCGGCGTTAAACGTAATAAGGTCATCGGCACACCGAGGTCATTATTTAAATTACCAAAGGTATAAAGCACCTCATCTTCACAAGCGGTCATTTTTTGTAAAATTTTTGCCGTCATTTCTTTTACGGTGGTTTTGCCTGAAGAACCGGTCATCGCCACGGTTTTCGGATTAAGTTTCGCTTTTAACCATTTGGCTAACTCGCCTAACGCTAAGCGTGTATCTTTCACGACAATTTGCGGTACGGAAATTTCACATTCACGTTCAACCACCACTGCCACACAGCCTTGTTCCACCGCATTAGCTAAGTAATGGTGCGCATCAAAGTTCTCGCCTTTTAACGCAAAAAACAGCCCGTTTTCGACCGCTTGTCGGGTGTCGGTGCTGGTGGTTTCCACCACTACATTGCCATCACCAATCAACTGCGCATTAAGAATGCTGGCAATTTCATTTGTTGTTAGTTTTATCATTTTCTTCTTTCAAAAATATTTGCTGTAAACCTCGTACTATATGTACGAGGTTACTGATTGTGCGGTTGCTCTGCAACCTAATCACTCGTCGCAGAGCGACGATACTATGCGTAACCTAGCATATTTATGCTAGGCATCTCGCCGCTGTCTCCTGATCCGAAAAATGATGCTTAGTCGTACCAATAATCTGGTAATCCTCATGTCCTTTACCCGCAATCAAAATGACATCTTTTGCACCGGCTTGTTCAATCGCAGTTTTAATGGCTTGTTCACGATCGTGGATCACTTGTACTTTCTCCACTTGAACGAAACCTTTGAGAATATCCGCCATAATCTTGGTATTATCTTCAGTTCTCGGGTTGTCATCGGTTGCAATCACTTTATCCGCTAATTTTTCTGCAATCGCCGCCATCATCGGGCGTTTACCCGCATCGCGATCGCCGCCACAACCGAAAATACAATAAAGCTCACCTTCGGTATGCAATCGTGCCGCTTGCAATGCTTTTTCTAACGCATCCGGCGTATGGGCATAATCGACTAACACAAGCGGTCTATTTTGCGGATTTTTTTGCGAAACGACACATTCCATTCGTCCAGCAACCCCTTGCAGAAGCGGTGCGGTTTCAATTAATTTTTGCAAATCGTGACCAAGTACCAATAAGCTGGCTAATGTAGTAAGCAAATTATTGACGTTAAATGCACCGATTAAACGGCTATTTAGTTCGCCGTTTCCCCAGCTTGATTCAAACGCAATTTTTACGCCTTGTAAGCTAAAGCTAACATCGGTCGCTTTAACGAATTTATGGTCGCTACTAAAGTGAGCATCGGTACTGACGGCAACTGCATTCGGTAATTTTGCTAACCATTCACGGCCAATCTCATCATCTGCATTTAATACTTGTGTTTTAGTATTTAATTCGCTAAACAAACGGAATTTTGCTTGTGCATATTCTTCCATTGTCTTGTGGTAATCGAGATGATCACGACTTAAATTGGTAAATACTGCTAAATCATAGCTTAACGCTTCCGCACGATATTGTGCTAAGCCGTGCGAAGAGACTTCCATCGCACAAAAATCAGCACCCATTTCCACAAAGCTGGCTAAATTGCGTTGTACTTCAATTGCCGAACCGGTGGTATTTGCCGCTTCTTGTACTTTGCCGTATAAACCGTTACCGATCGTCCCCATTACCGCAGATTTTCCGCCTAATAGGTTGTGCCATTGGGCAAGTAATTGAGCGCTTGTGGTCTTGCCGTTGGTACCAGTTACCCCGACTAGGGTCAGTTTTTCGGACGGATTGGCATAAAACGCACCGGCAATTTCCGATAAAATACGAGCTAAATTCGGCACTGAAACCACCTTACAAGCGGTACGATCTAAGTTATATTTTGCAAATTTCGCATCTAACTCAATTTCAGTTTGCCCTTCATCCGCTTCCGCTAAGACTAAACCCGCACCTTGCTCAATCGCTTTTTGGATAAATTGGCGACCATCAACTTGATGCCCTTTTAGCGCCACAAACAGATCGCCTTCACCAACTTGGCGAGAATCTAACGTCATTTGCTTAAGCGGTTTTAACTCTGCTACCCAAGCATCTAGTTCGGTAAGAAAAGGAAGTAAACGTTTCATATTGTTACCTAATTTATTGTTGTTCTAATTTACTTTTTGTTCCGTTCTAATTTCACGCACGGCACTTTCAGTGTCGATTAGATTATCCGGTTTGATATTTCTTGCTTTCAAGGTGTAACCCATAATGCTTGAGAACAACGGCGCTGAAACCGAACCGCCATAATAAGCTCCGGCTTTCGGCTCGTTAATTAACACCACTAACGCAAAGCGGGGATCACTTGCCGGTGCCACACCTGCGGTATAGGCAATATATTTTTCTACGTACTGACCTTTTTCAAGTTTACGTGCCGTACCGGTTTTTACCGCCACACGATAACCGTCAACCGCTGCTTTCTGCCCCCCCTCACCTTTTTGGGCGACACTTTCCATCATATGCACTACGTCTCGGGTGATTTTTTCAGGCAATACACGCTCACCGATAACTGGTGGATCAACTTTAGTAATTGAAAGCGGTCGATAAATGCCGAAACTTCCCAAAGTTGCATAAGCTCGAGCTAACTGTAATGGCGTAACATTTAAACCGTAACCGTATGCCATGGTTGCACGTTCGATATCAGACCAACGCTTACGATCACCGTTCGTTCCTCGTTGTTCACCTAAACCTAAGCCGGTATCTTTACCAAAGCCGACTTTGCTATACGTATCGACCAATGCGGTCGAAGGCATACGTAATGCTAAGCGACTCACCCCGATATTACTCGATTTTTGCAAAATACCGGTTAGAGATAAACTCTCACGAGGCGCAACGTCTTTAATCGTATGACCATTTACCACAAACGGACGTGTGCTAATCACCTCGTCACGATAAGTCGCACCGTTTTGCAATGCAGTTAATACCACTAAAGGTTTAACCGTTGAACCCGGTTCAAAAGTATCGGTAATCGCTCGGTTACGCATTAATTCGGGTTTGAAGCTATTTCGTTTGTTCGGGTTAAACGAAGGCGCATTTGCCATTGCTAAAATTTCCCCGGTTTGCACGTCAACTAATACCGCCGTGCCTGACTCAGCATTATTGGCAATAACCGCTTCTTTAATTTTCTTATATACTTCGGATTGCAATTCTTCATCGATACTCAACATAACGTCTTGCGGATCGTATTGTTTTTCATCTCGAATATTTTCAATCACATTACCACGTGCATCTTTACGAATCACTTGGCGGCCGTTTTTACCAATCAGTAAAGAATCGAAGCTACGCTCTAGACCTTCCGTACCATGTACGTCATCAATATCGGTAAAACCGATTAATTGCGAAGCTTCTTCAGCTAACGGATAGAAACGGCGTGATTCGGCTTTTAACACCATACCGTCAATTTTCAGTTCTTGCGCATAATTGGCAATACTTTCAGATTCATGACGTGCAATATAAATAAAACGTTGGCGAGAAGCTTTATACAAACGATTCATTAAATCGTTATATTTTTCTCCAACTGCTTTAGCGATAGCTTCCATCTTTGAACGATCCAATTGCGCTGCTGCAATTTCTTGCGCCACAAATTGTGAATGCGGATTATTGCGCACAGTGCTAATCAAACTGTTGTAATCCAAACCGGTTGATTGCGCCAACAACGTCCAATAATTCTCACTTTTAGTATTCAAAATTGAACGAGGATCAAACTCTACTTTTTCTTTAGATTTATTTTTTTTCTCAATAAAATCGCTGACACTTTTCTCAATTTTACTTTTTGAACTGCCCATTTCCATTGCTAGCAATTTCCAACGGTCTGATGAGCGTTTGAGTTTGCTGTCAAAATATTCACGGGGATCTAAAGTAAGAGAGTACATCGGTACACTGATAGATAAGAAGCGTCCGTCACGATCTAAAATTCGACCTCGGGTAAACGGAAGCTCTTTAGTACGGAGTGAGCGATTATTCGCTTCATTGATAAGACGTTCAGAGTCAAATAACTGAATATGCGCAGCTTTAGCAATTAGCATTCCCGCCATCACAAGTATGAAAAGACCAACAACACCAAAACGAATCGGGAGATAACTCGGTTCATTTTTAGTGCTGGCTTGTTTTTTTGCCTCTATATTCGGCTCTGGTGCTGCGGGTTTACGCTTTAATTTAACTGACTTTGCCATTATTTATTCAACCAAAATAACTTCTTGCTCTTTTTTAATCTGTTGTAAACCGAAGCTAGCTGCTGCAGCTTCAACACGAGATTTCTGGCTTTTTGCATTTTCTTCCAGCTGTAAGTGAATATATTGATTTTCCAACTTACGATTTTGCTGAACTAATTTTCCTTGCTCTGCGGTAAGCAAACGAGTTTGGTGAGTAATCCAAATAGTACCAATTGCGGTTAACACCGTTGCTATCAGTAAAATCAATGCAACTTTATTGTGGCCGGTTAAATCATCTAGAATAATTTGGTGGAGCGGATAACGTTCATTACTTGCCATTCGTTAACTCCTCTATCTTTTTTCCGCAATACGTAATACGGCACTACGTGAGCGAGGGTTTGCTTCGATTTCCGCCTCACTCGGCATAATCGCTTTACCAATGGTTTTTAACGGAATATTTTTATTTAATTCCGATTCCAAAATAGGTAGGCCTTTCGGCACATCCATACCTTTACTGTTTTTCTTCATAAATTGTTTAACCATTCGATCTTCTAACGAATGGAAACTAATAATTGATAAACGACCTTCCGGTGCCAATACGCTTAAGGCTGATTGTAACGCTTTCTCTAACTCGTCTAACTCGCTGTTAATAAAGATACGGATTGCCTGAAACGAGCGGGTTGCCGGATGTTTGTGCTTATCTTTGAAAGGAACGGCATCAGCAATAATCTGCGCTAATTGAAGTGTACGAGAAATCTTGTCTGTTGTAGATTTATTATAAGAAACGACCGCTTGTGCAATACGTTTCGCAAAGCGTTCTTCGCCGAAGGTTTTTAACACCCAAGCTAAATCATCCACTGACACTTGTGCCAACCATTCGGCGGCAGATAGACCTTTAGTCGTATCCATACGCATATCAAGCGGCCCGTCACGCATAAAGCTAAAACCGCGTTCCGCATCATCAAGCTGCGGAGAAGAAACGCCGAGATCAAGCAAAATACCGTCAATTTTGCCGGTTAAACCTAATTGTTCGCACACTTCAGGAATCGCAGAGAAAGCGGTATGCACAATTTGAAAACGAGCATCGGTAATCGTATTCGCTTCAGCAATTGCACGAGGATCACGATCTGTCGCAATTAAGCGACCTTGTTCGGAAAGTTTTGAGAGAATGAGTCGAGAATGACCGCCTCGTCCAAAAGTACCGTCAATATAAATACCGTTCGGCTTAATCGCCAAACCATCAACGGCTTCATGTAGCAATACGGTAATATGCTTATGGACTGTGTCGTTCATTATTTTTCCAACTCACTTATTTATCTTATAAAGAAAGGTTTTTTAAGGCTTCGCAATTCAGCATTTCCGCCGAACTGCCCAATGCAAGATCTTCCGCAATCTGTGATTGCCATTGTTTTTCTTGCCAAATTTCAAATTTATTTAATTGCCCGACCAACATAATTTGTTGCTCAAGCTGTGCATGCTGTCTTAGTGCCGGGCTAAGTAAAATTCTACCCGAAGCATCCATTTCACATTCGGTTGCAAAGCCTTGCATAACTCGCTGAATACGGCGCTGCATCGGCTCAAAATTAGAAAGTGCAAGCAATTTTTGTTCTACAACTTCCCATTCGTGTAACGGATAAAGTAATAAACACGGCTGGCGAATATCGACGGTACAAACCAAAATGCCCTCGTGTTTTTCACGCAATTCGGCACGATAGCGAGTAGGAATCGCTATTCGCCCTTTACTATCAATACTAATTGAAGCTGCGCCACGAAACATTTTCTGTCCTGCCACTAAAAATTACTGTATTTAGTGAGATCCGGATTTAGAAAATCCACAATCTCCCACTTTTCCCCACTAAAAGATCAGAATTTTATCGGTTAGTTGTTCATCGGGCAAGCTGTTTTAATGTTTTGTTTGGTAAAGATAAGTAGAAAAAAGCAAGCGGTCGACTTTTGCAAATTTTTTACAAAAATCGACCGCTTGATCATTCGTTCTTAGACAAGAATCATTAGATTAGAATTTCTGCTAAAGATAGACCGATTAAGCAGGCTGTGATTACCCCAATTAAGCCCGGTACCATAAAGCTGTGGTTAAAATAGTACTTACCAATTTTTGTCGTACCAGTCATATCGAAGCTCACCGTTGCAATATCAGACGGATAGTTAGGGATGAAGAAGTACGCATAAGTTGCCGGCATTAAACCGATTAATAAATCTGCTGGTAAACCAATTGCAATACCCACCGGTAATAACATTTTCGCAGTTACCGCTTGGCTGTTTACCACCACAGATACCGCAAATAAAGCAAATGCGAAGGTCCAAGGCTGTGCTTTAACCATTTCAGTAATACCAGCTTTAAATGAAGGCATTGCATAATTAAAGTAAGTATCACTCATCCACGCAATACCGAAGATTGCAATGGTTGCCACCATACCTGATTTAAATACCACTGTATTCGGAATTTTTTTCACATCGGTTTTAGCCAATACTAAAATTAAACCACCGAATGCTAACATAATCATTTGGATGATTTTATCCATTGGAGCAACTTTACCTGAAGCGGCAAGCGTTGGTTTCAATGACGGGAACATTGCAATAACTACAATCGTTACAATCGCCAGTAAGAACAGATAAACGGCATTTTTTGCCGATTGCGGTAATTGTTCATTTAAGGTTGTGCTACTGGTTTCTTCAATACGTTTACGGAATTCAGGATCTTGTAAACGACGTTGATATTCAGGATCATCTTTTAATTCCTTACCACGACGTAAGCTATAAAGCGACATTGCCACTACACCAAGGAACGTTGCCGGAATAGTAATAGCTAAAATTTGTAATAAAGTGATATGTTCTGACCCTGGCATATTGACTAATTCGGTCAAATAATATGCAACAACTGCAGAAACCGGGCTACCGGTTAAACCAAGTTGTGATGCCACAGAAGCACTCGCCATTGGGCGCTCTGGACGAATATCATTCTTCACAGCAATATCGGCAATGATCGGCATAATAGAATAAACCGAGTGGCCGGTACCAAGCATTAACGTCATTGTGTAGGTTACGATAGGACCAAGAATTGTGATACGTTTCGGATTCGCACGTAAAATTCTTTCCGCTACTTGTAGCATAAATTTTAAACCACCGGCAGCTTCAAGCACAGAAGCACAAGCCACTACGGCAAGAATAACTAACATCACACTAATCGGTGGCTCAGACAATGGCATTTGTAAAATGAAGACCTCAATGAATAAGCCTATACCAGAAACCACACCTAAACCAACACCGCCGAAACGGCTACCTACATATAAAAATGCTAGTAACAACAGAAATTCTGCATAAAGCATATAAACTCCAAAAAAATAATAATAATCACTGGTTGCAAGTTTACTTGAGCTGATACCCCGATTCTTTGCATTTGATCAAACCAGCGTAACACTTTAGTGGTATTTTCGCTAAATATTGAACAAACATATAAATAAAGGCTCTCGGTACACCAAACAGAAATTCTGTTGATGATCCGAGTGCTACGATACCCGATATTGAATAGAATAAAAACACCAAAAAATATAATGTTAAATTGATGATTT contains these protein-coding regions:
- the mraY gene encoding phospho-N-acetylmuramoyl-pentapeptide-transferase, whose product is MLVWLAEYLVQYNTAFNVVSYITFRAIMALLTAMGIGLWIGPEVIRRLQLLKFGQEVRNDGPESHFKKRGTPTMGGIMILIAIGVSTLLWADLRNSYVWFVLFVLFGYGAVGFVDDYWKIKRKNTDGLIARWKYFWLSVIALVAVFGIYAIGKDTAATQLVVPFFKDFMPQLGIFFIILSYFVIVGTSNAVNLTDGLDGLAIVPTIMVASAFALIAWATGNFNFAQYLHIPFVPNAGELVILCTAIVGAGLGFLWYNTYPAQVFMGDVGSLSLGGALGTIAVLVRQELLLVIMGGVFVVEALSVILQVGSYKLRQKRIFRMAPIHHHFELKGWPEPRVIVRFWIITLMLVLVGLVTLKLR
- the ftsL gene encoding cell division protein FtsL, with translation MASNERYPLHQIILDDLTGHNKVALILLIATVLTAIGTIWITHQTRLLTAEQGKLVQQNRKLENQYIHLQLEENAKSQKSRVEAAAASFGLQQIKKEQEVILVE
- the murF gene encoding UDP-N-acetylmuramoyl-tripeptide--D-alanyl-D-alanine ligase encodes the protein MIKLTTNEIASILNAQLIGDGNVVVETTSTDTRQAVENGLFFALKGENFDAHHYLANAVEQGCVAVVVERECEISVPQIVVKDTRLALGELAKWLKAKLNPKTVAMTGSSGKTTVKEMTAKILQKMTACEDEVLYTFGNLNNDLGVPMTLLRLTPQHKFAVVELGANHIGEIAYTTEITQPDACLVNNVAAAHLEGFGSLAGVAQAKGEIYRGLKAGGKAIVNQAFYYPQWQKEIGEHELQSFSYTGSDQDSYADFWAENVELGLSGSHFTLHSPQGEIEINLPYLGAHNVSNALAATSLAMAVGADLNAVKAGLEQRSQVKGRLYPVEVNQHCLLIDDTYNANVDSMKSAVAVLKNYPAFRIFAVGDMAELGDESAACHQQVADFVREANLDLVVSFGQQSAVISGETAHHFTDKQAMHDFLLPIISQKIAEKQPLVLLAKGSRSQKMETLISALCLSLGVSF
- the murD gene encoding UDP-N-acetylmuramoyl-L-alanine--D-glutamate ligase, which encodes MQNQYKDKVVTIIGLGKTGLSCVEFFADKQAKVQVIDTREKPAGADQLPADVSLHTGGLNSEWLLASDLIVISPGLALATPEIQQTINAGVEVVGDIELFVREAKAPIIAITGANGKSTVTTLVTEMAKQAGIKVGMGGNIGVPVLSLLNEEYELFVLELSSFQLETTSSLKAVAATILNISEDHMDRYNNSVEEYRLAKLRIYDNAENVIVNGEDRLTYPLETQAVKKLIRFAEHNAEYTMRNGILYSGDDAIIPTKEMLISGRHNEMNALAAMALAEAAGIPREGIVKALQVYGGLDHRFQAVKTNDGVRWVNDSKATNVGSTVAALNGLQVAGTLYLLLGGDGKAADFSELKPLINKPNIVCYCFGQDGAQLAALSNQSVLVETMQQAIEQIRPQLKKGDMVLLSPACASLDQFKNFEERGHVFVKLAQEVTA
- the murE gene encoding UDP-N-acetylmuramoyl-L-alanyl-D-glutamate--2,6-diaminopimelate ligase produces the protein MKRLLPFLTELDAWVAELKPLKQMTLDSRQVGEGDLFVALKGHQVDGRQFIQKAIEQGAGLVLAEADEGQTEIELDAKFAKYNLDRTACKVVSVPNLARILSEIAGAFYANPSEKLTLVGVTGTNGKTTSAQLLAQWHNLLGGKSAVMGTIGNGLYGKVQEAANTTGSAIEVQRNLASFVEMGADFCAMEVSSHGLAQYRAEALSYDLAVFTNLSRDHLDYHKTMEEYAQAKFRLFSELNTKTQVLNADDEIGREWLAKLPNAVAVSTDAHFSSDHKFVKATDVSFSLQGVKIAFESSWGNGELNSRLIGAFNVNNLLTTLASLLVLGHDLQKLIETAPLLQGVAGRMECVVSQKNPQNRPLVLVDYAHTPDALEKALQAARLHTEGELYCIFGCGGDRDAGKRPMMAAIAEKLADKVIATDDNPRTEDNTKIMADILKGFVQVEKVQVIHDREQAIKTAIEQAGAKDVILIAGKGHEDYQIIGTTKHHFSDQETAARCLA
- a CDS encoding penicillin-binding transpeptidase domain-containing protein; this translates as MAKSVKLKRKPAAPEPNIEAKKQASTKNEPSYLPIRFGVVGLFILVMAGMLIAKAAHIQLFDSERLINEANNRSLRTKELPFTRGRILDRDGRFLSISVPMYSLTLDPREYFDSKLKRSSDRWKLLAMEMGSSKSKIEKSVSDFIEKKNKSKEKVEFDPRSILNTKSENYWTLLAQSTGLDYNSLISTVRNNPHSQFVAQEIAAAQLDRSKMEAIAKAVGEKYNDLMNRLYKASRQRFIYIARHESESIANYAQELKIDGMVLKAESRRFYPLAEEASQLIGFTDIDDVHGTEGLERSFDSLLIGKNGRQVIRKDARGNVIENIRDEKQYDPQDVMLSIDEELQSEVYKKIKEAVIANNAESGTAVLVDVQTGEILAMANAPSFNPNKRNSFKPELMRNRAITDTFEPGSTVKPLVVLTALQNGATYRDEVISTRPFVVNGHTIKDVAPRESLSLTGILQKSSNIGVSRLALRMPSTALVDTYSKVGFGKDTGLGLGEQRGTNGDRKRWSDIERATMAYGYGLNVTPLQLARAYATLGSFGIYRPLSITKVDPPVIGERVLPEKITRDVVHMMESVAQKGEGGQKAAVDGYRVAVKTGTARKLEKGQYVEKYIAYTAGVAPASDPRFALVVLINEPKAGAYYGGSVSAPLFSSIMGYTLKARNIKPDNLIDTESAVREIRTEQKVN
- the ftsW gene encoding putative lipid II flippase FtsW; its protein translation is MLERFKTEWDKWIRLTPTNSLYDRTLIWLFFGLLVIGFVMVTSASIPVSTRLNNDPFYFAVRDGMYLAASLFAFVVVVQIPTESWEKRNVAFFLISLLFLVVVLVFGRNVNGATRWIPLGPINFQPAELAKLAIICYFASFYVRKYDEMRTKRASFIRPMVILAIFGILLLLQPDLGSTFVLFVLTFAMLFIMGARILQFLFLGIAAAILFAFLVLTSEYRLKRVTSFMDPFADAYGDGFQLSNSQMAFGQGEFWGQGLGNSVQKLEYLPEAHTDFVMAVVGEEFGFIGIVAIVILLVSLALRALKISKDALKLEERFRGFLAFGIAIWIFLQGFVNLGVASGLLPTKGLTFPLVSYGGSSLVIMSIAIAILLRIDYENRLALIGHAQIKEI